The Panicum hallii strain FIL2 chromosome 9, PHallii_v3.1, whole genome shotgun sequence genome has a window encoding:
- the LOC112876943 gene encoding COBRA-like protein 1 isoform X1: protein MRGKEGRKGGGCGRQGQGEVLSSLCSTVGAMARQLQLLGAAIALFAGFSSVAPLAEAYDPLDPTGNITIKWDIMQWTSDGYVAVVSIYNYQKYRHIQAPGWNLGWVWAKKEIIWAMVGGQATEQGDCSQFKVNIPHCCKREPTIVDLLPGTPYNMQIANCCKGGVLNSWVQDPVSAVASFQISVGRSGTTNYTVKVPLNFTLKAPGPGYSCGVAHEVKPPTKFISQDGRRTTQAHVTWNVTCTYSQFVAQQAPTCCVSLSSFYNETIVNCPKCSCGCQNNITGPGSCVEGNSPYLASVLNGLGKSSMAPLVQCTPHMCPIRVHWHVKLNYREYWRVKITVTNWNYRMNYSQWNLVVQHPNFDKVTTIFSFNYKSLSPYGVISRYSCTFLIIFVNSIFNVLANNRYFAADDTGMLWGIKYYNDLLMVAGLDGNVQSELLFRKDPLSFTFEKGWAFPRRIYFNGDSCVMPPPDVYPWLPNSSPVLKASSLVQPIAIWTALLFLWLRM, encoded by the exons ATGCGAGGGAAGGAGGGGAGGAAAGGGGGAGGTTGCGGAAGGCAGGGCCAGGGAGAGGTTCTTTCTTCTTTGTGCTCTACTGTGGGAGCCATGGCGAGGCAGCTACAACTTCTCGGCGCCGCCATTGCTCTGTTCGCCGGCTTCTCTTCCGTGGCTCCTTTGGCAG AAGCATATGATCCTCTTGATCCAACTGGGAATATCACAATCAAATGGGATATCATGCAGTGGACTTCAGATGGCTATGTT GCTGTTGTTTCCATATACAACTACCAAAAATACCGACATATCCAGGCACCTGGGTGGAATCTTGGATGGGTGTGGGCAAAGAAGGAGATCATCTGGGCAATGGTTGGTGGGCAGGCCACAGAGCAAGGGGATTGTTCTCAATTCAAAGTCAATATACCACATTGCTGCAAGAGGGAACCAACAATTGTTGACTTGCTTCCTGGAACACCTTACAACATGCAAATTGCAAATTGTTGCAAAGGAGGAGTTCTTAACTCATGGGTGCAAGATCCAGTCAGTGCTGTAGCGTCATTTCAGATCAGTGTTGGCCGATCTGGAACTACCAACTATACAGTGAAAGTGCCATTAAACTTCACTCTGAAGGCTCCAGGACCAGGATACAGTTGTGGAGTTGCTCATGAGGTTAAGCCTCCTACAAAGTTCATTTCTCAGGATggaaggagaacaactcaagctCATG TGACATGGAACGTGACATGTACGTATTCACAATTTGTTGCTCAGCAGGCTCCAACTTGTTGTGTTTCTCTCTCATCGTTCTACAATGAAACGATAGTTAACTGCCCAAAATGTTCATGTGGTTGTCAGAATAATATAACAGGACCGGGGAGTTGTGTGGA GGGTAATTCACCTTATTTGGCTTCTGTCTTGAATGGACTGGGCAAGAGCAGCATGGCTCCTTTAGTACAATGCACGCCCCATATGTGCCCAATAAGAGTGCATTGGCATGTGAAGCTCAACTACAGGGAATACTGGAGGGTGAAGATCACGGTTACAAATTGGAATTACAGGATGAACTACTCACAGTGGAACTTGGTAGTTCAACATCCAAATTTTGATAAAGTCACTACTATTTTCAGCTTCAACTACAAGTCCCTGAGCCCCTATGGAGTAATAAGTCGGTATTCTTGCACATTCCTGATCATTTTTGTCAATTCAATCTTCAATGTTTTAGCTAATAACCGGTATTTTGCTGCAGATGATACTGGAATGTTGTGGGGTATCAAGTACTACAATGACCTGCTCATGGTGGCTGGGCTAGATGGAAATGTGCAATCTGAGCTTCTGTTCCGGAAGGACCCCTTGTCGTTCACTTTCGAGAAAGGCTGGGCATTTCCAAGGCGGATATACTTCAATGGTGACAGCTGCGTCATGCCTCCACCAGATGTGTACCCATGGCTACCGAACTCTTCACCTGTACTGAAGGCATCATCCCTTGTTCAGCCCATCGCGATTTGGACAGCATTGCTGTTCTTATGGCTTCGTATGTAG
- the LOC112876943 gene encoding COBRA-like protein 2 isoform X3, translating into MRGKEGRKGGGCGRQGQGEVLSSLCSTVGAMARQLQLLGAAIALFAGFSSVAPLAEAYDPLDPTGNITIKWDIMQWTSDGYVAVVSIYNYQKYRHIQAPGWNLGWVWAKKEIIWAMVGGQATEQGDCSQFKVNIPHCCKREPTIVDLLPGTPYNMQIANCCKGGVLNSWVQDPVSAVASFQISVGRSGTTNYTVKVPLNFTLKAPGPGYSCGVAHEVKPPTKFISQDGRRTTQAHVTWNVTCTYSQFVAQQAPTCCVSLSSFYNETIVNCPKCSCGCQNNITGPGSCVEGNSPYLASVLNGLGKSSMAPLVQCTPHMCPIRVHWHVKLNYREYWRVKITVTNWNYRMNYSQWNLVVQHPNFDKVTTIFSFNYKSLSPYGVISR; encoded by the exons ATGCGAGGGAAGGAGGGGAGGAAAGGGGGAGGTTGCGGAAGGCAGGGCCAGGGAGAGGTTCTTTCTTCTTTGTGCTCTACTGTGGGAGCCATGGCGAGGCAGCTACAACTTCTCGGCGCCGCCATTGCTCTGTTCGCCGGCTTCTCTTCCGTGGCTCCTTTGGCAG AAGCATATGATCCTCTTGATCCAACTGGGAATATCACAATCAAATGGGATATCATGCAGTGGACTTCAGATGGCTATGTT GCTGTTGTTTCCATATACAACTACCAAAAATACCGACATATCCAGGCACCTGGGTGGAATCTTGGATGGGTGTGGGCAAAGAAGGAGATCATCTGGGCAATGGTTGGTGGGCAGGCCACAGAGCAAGGGGATTGTTCTCAATTCAAAGTCAATATACCACATTGCTGCAAGAGGGAACCAACAATTGTTGACTTGCTTCCTGGAACACCTTACAACATGCAAATTGCAAATTGTTGCAAAGGAGGAGTTCTTAACTCATGGGTGCAAGATCCAGTCAGTGCTGTAGCGTCATTTCAGATCAGTGTTGGCCGATCTGGAACTACCAACTATACAGTGAAAGTGCCATTAAACTTCACTCTGAAGGCTCCAGGACCAGGATACAGTTGTGGAGTTGCTCATGAGGTTAAGCCTCCTACAAAGTTCATTTCTCAGGATggaaggagaacaactcaagctCATG TGACATGGAACGTGACATGTACGTATTCACAATTTGTTGCTCAGCAGGCTCCAACTTGTTGTGTTTCTCTCTCATCGTTCTACAATGAAACGATAGTTAACTGCCCAAAATGTTCATGTGGTTGTCAGAATAATATAACAGGACCGGGGAGTTGTGTGGA GGGTAATTCACCTTATTTGGCTTCTGTCTTGAATGGACTGGGCAAGAGCAGCATGGCTCCTTTAGTACAATGCACGCCCCATATGTGCCCAATAAGAGTGCATTGGCATGTGAAGCTCAACTACAGGGAATACTGGAGGGTGAAGATCACGGTTACAAATTGGAATTACAGGATGAACTACTCACAGTGGAACTTGGTAGTTCAACATCCAAATTTTGATAAAGTCACTACTATTTTCAGCTTCAACTACAAGTCCCTGAGCCCCTATGGAGTAATAAGTCG ATGA
- the LOC112876944 gene encoding COBRA-like protein 5 — translation MGLRDSAALVALVLVATCSVAVAYDPLDPNGNITIKWDVISWTPDGYVAMVTMSNYQMYRHIMAPGWTVGWSWAKKEVIWSIVGAQATEQGDCSKFKGGIPHCCKRTPAVVDLLPGVPYNQQIANCCKAGVVSAYGQDPAGSVSAFQVSVGLAGTTNKTVKLPKNFTLQGPGPGYTCGPARIVPSTVYFTPDRRRKTQALMTWTVTCTYSQQLASKYPSCCVSFSSFYNSTIVPCARCACGCGHGGHSPGGCIAGDSKRALSPGVNTPRKDGQALLQCTPHMCPIRVHWHVKLNYKDYWRAKIAITNFNYRMNYTQWTLVAQHPNLDNVTEVFSFQYKPLLPYGAINDTGMFYGLKFYNDLLMEAGPFGNVQSEVLMRKDASTFTFSQGWAFPRKIYFNGDECKMPPPDSYPYLPNSAPVAAPAIAAAAASAFLLALLLVA, via the exons ATGGGGCTCCGCGACTCCGCCGCGCTGGTGGCTCTGGTGCTCGTGGCCACCTGCTCCGTCGCAG TGGCCTACGATCCCCTGGACCCGAACGGCAACATCACCATCAAGTGGGATGTCATCTCCTGGACGCCCGACGGATACGTG GCGATGGTGACGATGAGCAACTACCAGATGTACCGTCACATCATGGCGCCCGGGTGGACGGTGGGGTGGTCGTGGGCCAAGAAGGAGGTGATCTGGTCCATCGTCGGCGCGCAGGCCACGGAGCAGGGCGACTGCTCCAAGTTCAAGGGCGGCATCCCGCACTGCTGCAAGCGCACCCCCGCCGTCGTCGACCTCCTCCCGGGCGTCCCCTACAATCAGCAGATCGCCAACTGCTGCAAGGCCGGCGTCGTCTCCGCCTACGGCCAGGACCCCGCCGGCTCCGTCTCCGCCTTCCAGGTCTCCGTCGGCCTCGCCGGCACCACCAACAAGACGGTCAAGCTCCCCAAGAACTTCACCCTCCAGGGCCCCGGGCCCGGCTACACCTGCGGCCCCGCCAGGATCGTCCCCTCCACCGTCTACTTCACCCCCGACCGCCGCCGCAAGACGCAGGCGCTCATGACGTGGACGGTCACCTGCACCTACTCGCAGCAGCTGGCCTCCAAGTACCCCTCCTGCTGCgtctccttctcctccttctaCAACAGCACCATCGTGCCCTGCGCCCGCTGCGCCTGCGGCTGCGGCCACGGCGGACACTCCCCCGGCGGCTGCATCGCCGGCGACTCCAAGCGGGCGCTCTCCCCCGGCGTCAACACGCCGCGCAAGGACGGCCAGGCGCTGCTCCAGTGCACGCCGCACATGTGCCCGATCCGCGTCCACTGGCACGTCAAGCTCAACTACAAGGACTACTGGCGCGCCAAGATCGCCATCACCAACTTCAACTACCGGATGAACTACACGCAGTGGACGCTGGTGGCGCAGCACCCCAACCTGGACAACGTCACCGAGGTCTTCAGCTTCCAGTACAAGCCACTGCTCCCCTACGGCGCCATCAACGACACCGGCATGTTCTACGGGCTCAAGTTCTACAATGACCTGCTCATGGAGGCCGGGCCCTTCGGCAACGTCCAGTCGGAGGTGCTCATGCGCAAGGACGCCAGCACCTTCACCTTCAGCCAGGGCTGGGCGTTCCCGCGGAAGATCTACTTCAACGGCGACGAGTGCAAGATGCCGCCGCCGGACTCGTACCCCTACCTGCCGAACTCCGCCCCGGTCGcggcgccggcgatcgccgccgccgcggcctcggcGTTCCTGCTGGCGCTGCTCCTGGTGGCGTGA
- the LOC112876943 gene encoding COBRA-like protein 1 isoform X2: MRGKEGRKGGGCGRQGQGEVLSSLCSTVGAMARQLQLLGAAIALFAGFSSVAPLAEAYDPLDPTGNITIKWDIMQWTSDGYVAVVSIYNYQKYRHIQAPGWNLGWVWAKKEIIWAMVGGQATEQGDCSQFKVNIPHCCKREPTIVDLLPGTPYNMQIANCCKGGVLNSWVQDPVSAVASFQISVGRSGTTNYTVKVPLNFTLKAPGPGYSCGVAHEVKPPTKFISQDGRRTTQAHVTWNVTCTYSQFVAQQAPTCCVSLSSFYNETIVNCPKCSCGCQNNITGPGSCVEGNSPYLASVLNGLGKSSMAPLVQCTPHMCPIRVHWHVKLNYREYWRVKITVTNWNYRMNYSQWNLVVQHPNFDKVTTIFSFNYKSLSPYGVINDTGMLWGIKYYNDLLMVAGLDGNVQSELLFRKDPLSFTFEKGWAFPRRIYFNGDSCVMPPPDVYPWLPNSSPVLKASSLVQPIAIWTALLFLWLRM; encoded by the exons ATGCGAGGGAAGGAGGGGAGGAAAGGGGGAGGTTGCGGAAGGCAGGGCCAGGGAGAGGTTCTTTCTTCTTTGTGCTCTACTGTGGGAGCCATGGCGAGGCAGCTACAACTTCTCGGCGCCGCCATTGCTCTGTTCGCCGGCTTCTCTTCCGTGGCTCCTTTGGCAG AAGCATATGATCCTCTTGATCCAACTGGGAATATCACAATCAAATGGGATATCATGCAGTGGACTTCAGATGGCTATGTT GCTGTTGTTTCCATATACAACTACCAAAAATACCGACATATCCAGGCACCTGGGTGGAATCTTGGATGGGTGTGGGCAAAGAAGGAGATCATCTGGGCAATGGTTGGTGGGCAGGCCACAGAGCAAGGGGATTGTTCTCAATTCAAAGTCAATATACCACATTGCTGCAAGAGGGAACCAACAATTGTTGACTTGCTTCCTGGAACACCTTACAACATGCAAATTGCAAATTGTTGCAAAGGAGGAGTTCTTAACTCATGGGTGCAAGATCCAGTCAGTGCTGTAGCGTCATTTCAGATCAGTGTTGGCCGATCTGGAACTACCAACTATACAGTGAAAGTGCCATTAAACTTCACTCTGAAGGCTCCAGGACCAGGATACAGTTGTGGAGTTGCTCATGAGGTTAAGCCTCCTACAAAGTTCATTTCTCAGGATggaaggagaacaactcaagctCATG TGACATGGAACGTGACATGTACGTATTCACAATTTGTTGCTCAGCAGGCTCCAACTTGTTGTGTTTCTCTCTCATCGTTCTACAATGAAACGATAGTTAACTGCCCAAAATGTTCATGTGGTTGTCAGAATAATATAACAGGACCGGGGAGTTGTGTGGA GGGTAATTCACCTTATTTGGCTTCTGTCTTGAATGGACTGGGCAAGAGCAGCATGGCTCCTTTAGTACAATGCACGCCCCATATGTGCCCAATAAGAGTGCATTGGCATGTGAAGCTCAACTACAGGGAATACTGGAGGGTGAAGATCACGGTTACAAATTGGAATTACAGGATGAACTACTCACAGTGGAACTTGGTAGTTCAACATCCAAATTTTGATAAAGTCACTACTATTTTCAGCTTCAACTACAAGTCCCTGAGCCCCTATGGAGTAATAA ATGATACTGGAATGTTGTGGGGTATCAAGTACTACAATGACCTGCTCATGGTGGCTGGGCTAGATGGAAATGTGCAATCTGAGCTTCTGTTCCGGAAGGACCCCTTGTCGTTCACTTTCGAGAAAGGCTGGGCATTTCCAAGGCGGATATACTTCAATGGTGACAGCTGCGTCATGCCTCCACCAGATGTGTACCCATGGCTACCGAACTCTTCACCTGTACTGAAGGCATCATCCCTTGTTCAGCCCATCGCGATTTGGACAGCATTGCTGTTCTTATGGCTTCGTATGTAG